AGGCCGGAGGGCAGCTCCAGGAAGGCGACGAAGCGCTGATCGTACGGGCGGTCAACGAATTCCAGACCGTCGAGGAGATCGGCGATATCATCATCTCCAGCCGGGGCGAGGTACCCGTGCGCCTCCACGACGTGGCCACGGTCCGGCGGCATTTCAAGGAACGGAAGACGCTTACGCGGATCAATGGCCGCGAAAGCGTGGAGATCGCCCTGTTCAAGGAAGCGGACGCCAACACGGTGACGGTCGCTCGGGCGATCAGGGAACGGCTGGGCGATGTGGAGACGGGAGATGGGGAACCAACGGGGGATGTGGAACCGGTAGTCGCCGAAGGAGCGGAAGACGAAACCACCGAGGAGTCGGAAGAGACGGCCGCGGCCGGTGCGGAATCAACGGGCGCCGGACCCGGTGCCGCCGTGATGGGCATCGAGGAGAATACCATCGTTTCAACGCTGCCCGAAGGCGTGACCCTTCACCTCGTGTCGGACCAGTCCCGCTTCATCGAAAACGCCATCGACGAGGTGATCAAGACGGCCCAGTGGGGCGGCGTGCTGGCGATCCTCGTCCTCTTCCTCTTCCTGCGCAACCTCCGCAGCACGCTCATCGTCGGCGTGGCCATCCCGGTGTCCGTGCTGATCACCTTCATCCTGATGTTCTTCAGCCAGACCACGCTCAACATCATGTCCCTCGGCGGCCTGGCCCTGGGCATCGGCATGCTGGTGGACAACGCCATCGTCGTGCTGGAGAGTATCTTCCGCTGCCGGGAGGAAGGCGACAGCATGGTGGAAGCCGCCCGCCGCGGCGCGTCGGAAGTGGGGATGGCGGTGACCGCTTCGACCCTGACCACGATCGCCGTGTTCTTTCCCATCGTATTCATCGAAGGCATCGCCGGCCAGATCTTCACCGACCAGGCCCTGACCGTCACCTTCGCCCTCCTGGCGTCCCTGGCCGTGGCCCTGACCTTCATTCCCATGATGGCTTCGCGGGAAGGCAGCCTGGGCGAAAGGGCGGGGCGGGGCCTCTGGGTACAGTCGGCCTTCGGAGATTTCAGGCGGACGGCCGCAGAGGAGCGCGGTGGGGCGATCCGATGGTTTGCCGGCAGGCTGGGCAGCGATTCGGCGAACTGGTTCGTGAACACCTTTCCGGGCCTGCGCTGGTTCGGTGAGATCGCTCAGCATTTCCGGCAGAAGGGTGGCGATCGGGCCCCAGGTGCGGCCCGCTGGATCCTGTTCTTTCCCTTATACCTTGTCGGCAGGATCCTCCTGCTGGCAGGCCACTGGCTATGGGGCAGCGTCAGGCAGTACCGCAGTCCGGATGTTCGGCCTCCCAAGAACCGGTGGCTGCGTGCGGTCGCGTGGGCTCCGCGCTGGATCCTCGTCTTCCTCACCCGGCTGATCCTGCCCGTCTACCGGCTCGTCCGGTTCCTGGTCGGCAGTCTGTTCAAGATCCTGTTTGCGATCGTCCCCAACCTGCTTCTCGTGGCCCTCTTGCCCGTGTGGTTTCTCCTGCGCGGGGTCTTCTGGGTGCTGGGCAAGGTGGCTCAACCGATCCTTTACGTTTTCACCAAGGGGCTTGAAGGCCTTCAGTCGGCTTACGTGTCCTTTCTCACCAGGGCGCTCAACCAGCGTTTTGTCACGTTGCTCGCGGTCGCGGCGATCGTCGGGACGACCATGGTACTCATTCCCCGCCTCGGCACCGAGCTGATCCCGGAAATGGAGCAGGGCGAGTTCGCGGTGGACCTCATCCTGCCTACCGGCACGCCGCTGGAGGAAACGGACGAAACCGCGACGATGATCGAATCCCTGATCCGGGAGGATGCGGATATCAGGCAGGTCTACGTCGTGGTGGGCGCGACAGAGTCCAGTGGATCGCTCATGGATGAAGAGCGCGAGAACGTGGCCCGCGTCGGGGTCATGCTCGACGCGGAAGCCATTCGGACACGAGGCAGCGATCCCGTCATGGACCGTCTGCGGCAACGCCTGTCCGATATACCGGACGCCCGGGTCGAATTCGTCCGGCCGGCGCTGTTCAGCTTCAAGGCTCCGCTGGAGGTCGAGATCCGGGGGTACAACCTCAAGGACCTCCGCGGCGTCAGTGGCGAGGTAGTCGACGTACTCGACGGCCTGGAAGGCCTGAGGGACGTGCGGTCCCTGATGGAGGCAGGCTACCCCGAAGCCGTGATCGTTTTCGACCGTGACCGAATGGCGGCCCTTGGCGTGGACATCGGGCAGGCCGCGGACGCGATCCGGAACAAGGTCCGCGGCAGCGTGGCCACCCGGTTCTCGGCGGGAGAACGCAAAATCGACATCCTGGTGCGGGCAAGGGAAGAAGACCGGAGGCAGATCGCCCAGTTGAAGGCCATGGCCGTAAACGCGGGCGAACGGGGGAACGCCGGGCAGAGCGAGCGGACAGGCGGGAACGAAGAAGGGGAGGAGTCGGCATTCCGGTCGGGCACCCAGGCTTCTGCTTCCCGCGCTCAGGAAAGCGGTCCGATCCAGCTCGGCGCCGTGGCCCGGGTCCAGCTGGACGAAGGCCCGAGCGAGATCCGGCGCATCGATCAGCAGCGCGTGGCCCTGGTGACGGCGAATCTGACCGGGATCGACCTGGGAAGCGTGGCCGGCGACATGCAGGAGAGGCTGGCCGGAATGAGTCTTCCCGACGACTTCACCATCGACATCGGCGGCCAGTACCGGGAGATGACCATCGCTTCGCGCAGCATGCTGCTGGCCATCGCCATGGCCGTGTTCCTGGTCTACCTGGTCATGGCTTCGCAGTTCGAGTCGCTGCTCCATCCGTTCATCATCATGATCTCCTTTCTGCTTGCCCTTTCGGGTGTTCTGCTTACCCTTTATCTACTGGATATCGCGATCAGCGTGATCGTCCTGATCGGCATCATCATGCTGGCCGGGATCGTGGTGAACAACGCCATCGTGCTGGTGGACTATATCAACCAGTTGCGGCGCCGCGGCATCGAGCGGATCGAGGCGGTCATCACCGCGGGCCGGGTCAGGCTTCGCCCGATCCTCATGACTTCGGCCACGACGATTCTGGGACTGCTGCCACTCGCGCTGGGCCTGGGCGAAGGCGCCGAGATCCGCACGCCCCTCGCCGTTACCGTGATCGCGGGACTGATCGCTTCGACCTTTCTGACCCTCATCGTGATCCCGGTGATCTACTCGCTGGTGGACCGGGATCAGCACAGCGCTCCCGCAGAGGCCGCGCCGGCGGAGGGTCCCGTCCAGCCATGACCAGGAACCAACGAGCCTGATATGTTCAAATTCCTATCCCCCCACAACTGGACCGCCTTCGCCTTCCGCAGGCCCGTCACCGTGTTCATGGTCCTGGTCAGCGCGATCCTCTTCGGGGCGGTCTCTTTCCGGCTGCTGCCGATGGAGCTCGTTCCGGCGAGAGACGGGATCTGGATGAACGTCTGGGTACCCTATCCCAATTCCACCCCGGAGGACAACGTCCACCTGATCGCCCGTCCGCTGGAAGGAGAACTGAAGACCCTGCGCGGACTGCAGCGCGTGGAATCCAATTCGAGTACCAACGGCGTGAACGTCAACCTCGTCTTCGAACCGGGTACGGACATGAAACTGGCCTACGTGGAGGTCAGGGACCGCGTGGAACGGGTGCGGCCGGCGCTGCCGGACGAGATCAACCGGATCTGGGTACGGAAGTTCTCCAGCACGGACATCCCCATCATGTATCTCTCCCTGTCCTGGCACGGCGACCGCGATGCCCTGTTCCAGGTCGTCGACGAGCAGCTGATCCCCCGCATCGAGCGGATCGACGGCATCGCCGGCATCGACGCGTGGGGGTCCCGGTCCAGGCAGGTAATCATCGACCTGGACGAGGACCTGCTGAAAGCGTACAGGGTGAACGTGGAACAGTTCATACGCGCCATGGACCAGGCCAACATGGACTCGCCCGGAGGCTACGTGGAAGACGGCGGGTTTCGCTATATCGTACGGCTCTCGGGCGCCTTAGAAACCGTGGAGGACATCCAGTCCTACCCCATCAATGAAAGAGGCCTCAAGCTCAGCGACGTGGCCCGGGTGGAATACCGGAAACCCACGTCATTTCGCCGGTTCCGCCTGAACGGCCAGGACGCCGTGGGCATGGTGATCAGCAAGGAGTCGAACGCAAACACGGTGGAAGTCACGGCGGCCGTGAAGGAGACCCTGAGCGACCTGACCCGCGATCCGCGCTGGCCCGGCCTGACCTACTTCATCTTCTTCGAGCAGTCTTCCTGGATCCTGAATTCGCTCAAAGCGCTCGGAACCGCCGGCATGTGGGGCGGCCTGTTCGCCCTGGGCGTGCTGTTTTTCTTCCTGCGGAGGTACCGGACGACCTTCATCATCGCCGCATCCATCCCGGCGTCCATCCTCGTGACCTTCACGGTCATGTATTT
The window above is part of the Gemmatimonadota bacterium genome. Proteins encoded here:
- a CDS encoding efflux RND transporter permease subunit — encoded protein: MNIVDFAIRKPVTITMLVLAALIFGYVSFQRLAVNLLPDISYPSLTVRTEYEGAAPQEIENLISRRIEEDVGVVTGLVEVSSISRAGVSDVVLEFDWDTDMNLAIMDVRERVDRVFLPQDAERPILLRYNPELDPIMRLGLSGDDLIMLRNLADWEIRRQLETVPGVASVRIKGGLVEEIQVEINEAQLTRLGLTFGQINQRLAAENINQAGGQLQEGDEALIVRAVNEFQTVEEIGDIIISSRGEVPVRLHDVATVRRHFKERKTLTRINGRESVEIALFKEADANTVTVARAIRERLGDVETGDGEPTGDVEPVVAEGAEDETTEESEETAAAGAESTGAGPGAAVMGIEENTIVSTLPEGVTLHLVSDQSRFIENAIDEVIKTAQWGGVLAILVLFLFLRNLRSTLIVGVAIPVSVLITFILMFFSQTTLNIMSLGGLALGIGMLVDNAIVVLESIFRCREEGDSMVEAARRGASEVGMAVTASTLTTIAVFFPIVFIEGIAGQIFTDQALTVTFALLASLAVALTFIPMMASREGSLGERAGRGLWVQSAFGDFRRTAAEERGGAIRWFAGRLGSDSANWFVNTFPGLRWFGEIAQHFRQKGGDRAPGAARWILFFPLYLVGRILLLAGHWLWGSVRQYRSPDVRPPKNRWLRAVAWAPRWILVFLTRLILPVYRLVRFLVGSLFKILFAIVPNLLLVALLPVWFLLRGVFWVLGKVAQPILYVFTKGLEGLQSAYVSFLTRALNQRFVTLLAVAAIVGTTMVLIPRLGTELIPEMEQGEFAVDLILPTGTPLEETDETATMIESLIREDADIRQVYVVVGATESSGSLMDEERENVARVGVMLDAEAIRTRGSDPVMDRLRQRLSDIPDARVEFVRPALFSFKAPLEVEIRGYNLKDLRGVSGEVVDVLDGLEGLRDVRSLMEAGYPEAVIVFDRDRMAALGVDIGQAADAIRNKVRGSVATRFSAGERKIDILVRAREEDRRQIAQLKAMAVNAGERGNAGQSERTGGNEEGEESAFRSGTQASASRAQESGPIQLGAVARVQLDEGPSEIRRIDQQRVALVTANLTGIDLGSVAGDMQERLAGMSLPDDFTIDIGGQYREMTIASRSMLLAIAMAVFLVYLVMASQFESLLHPFIIMISFLLALSGVLLTLYLLDIAISVIVLIGIIMLAGIVVNNAIVLVDYINQLRRRGIERIEAVITAGRVRLRPILMTSATTILGLLPLALGLGEGAEIRTPLAVTVIAGLIASTFLTLIVIPVIYSLVDRDQHSAPAEAAPAEGPVQP